TCCTCGGAAACAAACTTCCAAGTTTCACCCATAATTAAAATCTGCCCCGAGTGCCCGTTGTTTTCCACGGATGTCACAACGCCGTCCGTCCTTTTCAGATCGGAATCGACATCACTCGATTTGAAGCGAATGGTCTTCACAGCCAAGTATCCCAATCCCAAAAAGAAGGCCCCGATAAGACCCACAACCGAAATGATAAGTGGTAACGGCAAAGTATACCCCGTAGACTGAGCATCAAATAAAAACAAACTTCCCACAAAAATGGAAATCAATCCTCCCGCACCTAAAATACCAAAACTAGGAAGGAAGATCTCAAGCACCAAAAAGGCAATTCCCAAAAGAATCAATGCAAGCCCGCCCCAGACAACTTCCAGCTTATGGAAAGCAATCAAAGACAACACAAGACCGATGCCACCAATCACTCCTGGAGCAATCATGCCAGGATGAGTGATCTCAACATAGAGAAGAGCCAAACTTCCCATGAACAACAAATAAGCGAATTCGGGATCTGCGACAAAACTTAGAACTTTGTAGCGGAGATCCGGCGCAAACTCTTGCAAGGCATCCACCTTCACGGTGGTTTCTTTACGCTCTTCCGTCAGAACAACTCGGCCCTGCGCTTGTCGTAAAAAATCCAGTTCATTATTCGCAAGAATATCTAGCGCTTTTTCTTTGTGAGCCTGCTCACTGCTTAAAGATTTCGCCTCTGTGACGATTTCTTTTGAAAACTCCAAATTGCGACCGCGAAGCTTTGTTACGCCTTCGAGCCAGCTAACGGTATCGTTGACGATTTTCTTTCTAAGGTCTTCGGGTGTTTTTTCTCCCGTACCCAGAATCGGAGTCGCCGCGCCAATGTTCGTTGCCACAAGTCCGCCGTTCACGTGGCAAGCCTGCAAAATAATCGCGCCGGCGCTGCCTGCGTGGCCTCCACTGGGAGTGATCAAACAAAGATAAGGAATTTTCGAAGCCAGGATGCGCTCGACGATCAGGCGTGTGCTCTGCAGACTTCCGCCCGGTGTGTTCATACGAACGTACAAAGATTCGCACTTGTTTTCTTCCGCTCTTTTTTCCGCTCTTGCCAGATAATCCGATGTCGACGCCGTGATGGCTTCGTTGATCGTCACCGCCAAGGTGCACGCGGCTTGCGCCGAAGCGCCCACGGAAAAAAGCAAAAAGAAAATCAGAGCGAGTTTTTTCATAAGCCTAACTCTTTCATCACTTTCTGAAGATCATTCCACACGACTTTTTTAGCTCCAGGATCTTCGATTAAGTAAGCGGGACTGTAAGTCTCAATCCACTTGCCCGGACCTTTAAGAATCATCTCACCTAAGTCTTTCGGAAAAGAGCTAAAGACCACGACGACTTTGCCTTCACAGATCGCGGCTAATTCCGAAGGCAGTTGCGAACGATCTTCAACAGTGCAATCAAGCTCAAGCACTTGAAGATTTTTAAGCTTCATCGCCGCTTTCATTTTTTCGAAAAGATCGCGGGTTTCCGGAAGAAAGAAGCTTTCTTTGGCTTGCGTGAGAATATTTAGAAAAATAAGTTCGAAATAAGGAGACTCCGAAGGTTCAAAAGGGCCTTGCGCGGTAAAAAAACGCGCCTTCACGGCACCCTCTTCGGAAGCAGGCAGCATCACATTTTGAAGTCCTAGAACGTCCTGCAAGTATTGGATGTAATCTTTCATGGCAGGATTCTACCTAGACCTAAAGCGAGAGACCAATAAAACCGACCCTAATGCGCCGCTCAATACCCTGTAAAGCCACATTTCCAGTCTCAAGTTGAGACAAAATCCGCCGATAAGAAAGACATCAACGCAGGAGGTCCCATGGAAGTTTTCAGATTCAACATCATTCCCACTGAAGAATTTAATAAAAGAGAAGACTTCCGCAAGGCCATCAACAACTGCGAGATCTGCGGCAGCGCTTTGGAGTTCAGCTACCAACAGCTTTCCGAATTCGCCGTTTTAAAAGAAGACGCCCAATGCCCCTGCTGCGACTTCATCAAAGAAGCCACCAACCACCGCGTACACTGATAAATACGCTCGCCTTTAATGTTAATGCCTAGCTTGGATCGCTAGGCATTTTTTTATGCGCCTACCGGATTCGTTCTCGTTCAATACCAGCCCTACTGGCTGCACCTATAAATTGCAATAAACACATGCTTTTACCCTCGTATTTATATTGTATTTACAAAGTAAAGGTGATAATGTGTATTTCGAATGGGATAATGACAAGGCGGATTCTAACTTCAAAAAGCATGGTGTTAGATTCTCAGAAGCCTCCAGCGTTTTTCATGACTTAAATGCATTAGAAATTTTCGATCCCGACAACTCTTCCTCTGAGGAGAGATGGATACGCCTTGGGAGATCTTCAAAGTCGCGACTTATTGTTGTGGTTTATTGCGAAAGAGCATCTCCTGAGCGAGTTCGCATCATCTCTGCTCGGTTAGCAACAAAAAAGGAAGCGCGATACTACTCGATAAGAGGTGTTTTATGAGAAAAGAGTATGATTTTTCGAAGGCGAAAAAAGCAAAGCCTGTGAAAGAAACAAAAGTCCTTAAAACCATTCGGTTAGATTCAGATGTTTTGGAGTGGTTGGAGCAAGAAGCAGAAAAGCAAGGAATGGGTTATCAGACTTTCCTCAATTGGTTTTTGCGAAAATCCATGGAACCGCAAAACTCTATCGAAGAACGTCTCAGCAAATTAGAAAAAGCCGTCTTCTCTAAAAAGGCCTGATAAAGTTATTATTTGGAGAATTCTTTGAAGGCTTTGTAGAGGCCGATGAGGCTGAGGCCGGCAGCGGCCGCAATTAAGGCGTGCGAAGTTTGAGAAAGGCGAGCCAAGGCTCCCCAGCTGACAGCGCCCAAGGCCATTCCGGCGTAGAAGACTGCGAGAAACACGCCGAGCATCGTGGCTTTTAATTGCGAAGCTCCTGTGATTTGGCGAGAACTCATATTCATCAAAGTGGAAAGCACCAGCCAACCGACACCGCCTAAAAACATTCCTGCCGCCATAAAATAGAAATTCGGCGCAAGAGCCAGTAAAAATATTCCGAAAGCATAGACCAAGTAAGATCCCGCCAAAGATTTTTGCGTATGATGGGGCTGCATGATTCTATCTGAAAGAAAAGCACTTACACATGCGCCTAAACCTAAGCTGCCAAGAAGTCCGCCGTATTGCCACGACGACAACGCCAATTCAATACGTCCCCTTGTTGGATACAAGGCCCACAGCGAAGACGCAAAAAACGTGACGCAAAATATTTCCATCCACAGTTTCAAATTGTGCAAAGAGAAAAGCGGCAGCCAATCTTCCGGTGTTAAACGCAAATGTTTTTTTGCTTCAAGGTTTTCTTGCACCGGCCACTTCCAGAAAAACAAAATGAGACCTAAGAATGAAATACTGTTCAATAAAAACGCCGTACTAGGACCGAAGGCACTCAAAACTCCACCGCCCACCGTCGGGCCCAACACACGAGTGATGTTGATGCCCATGTAGTAGACAAGGACGGCTTGCGCATGCATCCCATTGGGAACCAAATCCGTAAGCACGGACTGAAATGCCGGGTTTGTTAGAGCAAAACCGATTCCCATTAAGAGCGAAAGCAAAAGAAGACTGAGCTCCGTGACTCTTTCTTGCCAAACTAAATAAGCCAAAAGACCCGCGGCAAAAAACATCCCTAATTGCGCAAAAAGAAGAATCTTACGACGATGTCCCAGATCGGAAAAATATCCCGAAGGAATACTGAAAAAAAGAACCGGCAAACTGCCGGAGAAAGAAAGCAAAGAAATAATCAGCGGCGACGTTGAAAGATGTGTCATCACCCAGCTTGCCGCCACATCTTGAATCCAAGTCCCGACATTTGACACAAAAGCACAGATCCAAAAAGACCTGTACACAGAGATTTTCATCGGAGACCAAACACCGGCTTCATTCATGACAACAGCAGCATACTACGGAAAAACTTTGCGACCAATTTCTTATTACTAAATACTAAAAATATCAGGAGGTTTATTATGAGAACCTTTCTTGCTTTCTTTTTAGGAACCTTTCTAAGTCTTACCTCTGATGTTTACGCCAAAGATGCTTCTCCACCCCTTGCTCCTACATCGCCCCTGCAAATTTCCGTAAACAATGAAACCCTGAAAGAAGAATCGAATCAGTATTATTACATTAACTTCGGCAGCGTAAGGGTTCACTGGAGCCGTTATGAAAACGTCATTCTTAGAAACACAGGGGCCTACCCCGTGGAAATTCGCGGCGTCTTTATCACCGGCTCCGCTTTTTATGCCTGGAGCAACTGCCCGCGCTGGTTACAACCTCGAGAAACCTGTGCCACCCGGGTGGAGTTTCGCCCCTGGTACGACGGCCATTTCGCAGGACGACTGCGCTTCGCATTTTCGTATGACAATATCTACGTGGACCTTTATGGCTGGGGAGTACGCTGGTAGCGTACTCTTAGTTCTAGCGGAGGCGTTTCAAGACTTTTTGCACGAGGCCGTGCGCTTGCTCTACTTTAAATAAAATTCCCAAAGCAAAATACAAAATGCCATAAACCAAGAGCGCCGCAATCGCGTGCCATAAAACGTGCAAATGCTCTGGGATAATCAAATAATCAAATGCAAAACCACAGCCTGCGCTGATGGTCGCGATAAACCACACTTTAAGCTGAAATTTCCAAGGAAGCCCCGTCTTACCGATGCGTTTATTCAAAGCTTTGCGCAAGAAATAGAATTCCAACCATCCGGCTAAACCCGCTGCGGCTGTCAATCCCGGAGCCCCCCACTGTTTTTCAAAACCCAAAGTCTCTGGCAAATAAAACGCAAAAAGAACGCCGATTAACGTGGCAAAAATAATTCGTACAATCGCGAACTGCAAAGGAGTCCGAGTATCTTTTAAAGAGTAAAAAGTCGAAGAATACAAACGTCCCAGAGTTGAAGCCAAAAGACCGATGGAGTAACCAATCAACACGATCCACACATAGTGCGTGTTTTCTTTTTGGAACTCACCGGTTTGAAAAACCGCTCCGACGATAAGATCACCCAATAACAAGAAACCGACCACCGAAGGAATAATAAAAAAAGCAATCTGCTGCAACCCGCGATTCAAGCGCCCTTGCAGATACTCTTTGATTTCATGTTCAGAACCCGTAGCCTGTGACATCGCCGGCAGCTCCGCCACGGAAACACTCATACCGAAAAGACTGACTGGAAGAAGATAAAGAGTTTGCGCGTAGGCCAATGCAGAGACCGCGCCTGTTGGCAAAAGACTCGCCAGCATATTGTCAATGTAGGCGCTAATCTGCACGACACCCCGGGAAATAACCACCGGCACAAAGTTTTTTGTCACGGTCCGGACACTTGAAAGTTTTAAATCCAAAGACGGTGCGATCTTTTTTCCCAAACGCAAAGCCGAGGGCAACTGCACGGCAAACTGCAGGAAACTTCCCGCAACAAGCCCCCAGGCCACGGTTTGCGCGAGTTCAAACTGTCCTTGCTTGCTTCCCCACATCACAAGCGTTGCAATGATTGCAAGGTTCCAAATAACGGGCGCCACATAAGACAAAAAGAATTTACGGTGCGAGTTTAAAATACCCAAACACCAAGCCGACATGACAAGGAAGCCCGTGCCGGGAAAAAGAATCTGAACAATTTGAATCGTAAGATCGCGTTTTTCCCCTGTGAAGCCGGGCGCGATCAGATCAATCATAAAAGGAGTGATAAGCACGCCCACAAGAACCAAAAAAGACGTCAGCAAAAAAAGAAGACTGCCGACAACCGAAGCGACTTTCGCGGCCTCTTCGTCGTGTTTTTTTGCGAGAAGTTGGGCATACACCGGGATGAAACTTGCGGAAAGAACACCTTCACCGAAAAGGTTCTGCAGAAAGTTAGGGATTTTTAAAGCCGCTTTAAAAGCGTCACCCGCATCCGAATTTCCGAAGAAGTGGGCGAATACTCTCTCTCGAACAAGTCCGGCGATACGACTTAAAAAAATTCCCAAACCCACTAAGAGAGCATGACTTTTCACTCTTCAACCTCAGTTTCTTCCTCTTCCGGCTCATTCAACTGTAACAGAATGCGCTCGGCCAGAACCCGATTGAATCCTTTAAGCTGTGCGATTTCTTCGGGAACGGTCATCTTGATTTCATCAATAGAGT
This region of Bdellovibrio sp. 22V genomic DNA includes:
- the murJ gene encoding murein biosynthesis integral membrane protein MurJ, yielding MKSHALLVGLGIFLSRIAGLVRERVFAHFFGNSDAGDAFKAALKIPNFLQNLFGEGVLSASFIPVYAQLLAKKHDEEAAKVASVVGSLLFLLTSFLVLVGVLITPFMIDLIAPGFTGEKRDLTIQIVQILFPGTGFLVMSAWCLGILNSHRKFFLSYVAPVIWNLAIIATLVMWGSKQGQFELAQTVAWGLVAGSFLQFAVQLPSALRLGKKIAPSLDLKLSSVRTVTKNFVPVVISRGVVQISAYIDNMLASLLPTGAVSALAYAQTLYLLPVSLFGMSVSVAELPAMSQATGSEHEIKEYLQGRLNRGLQQIAFFIIPSVVGFLLLGDLIVGAVFQTGEFQKENTHYVWIVLIGYSIGLLASTLGRLYSSTFYSLKDTRTPLQFAIVRIIFATLIGVLFAFYLPETLGFEKQWGAPGLTAAAGLAGWLEFYFLRKALNKRIGKTGLPWKFQLKVWFIATISAGCGFAFDYLIIPEHLHVLWHAIAALLVYGILYFALGILFKVEQAHGLVQKVLKRLR
- a CDS encoding MFS transporter, translated to MNEAGVWSPMKISVYRSFWICAFVSNVGTWIQDVAASWVMTHLSTSPLIISLLSFSGSLPVLFFSIPSGYFSDLGHRRKILLFAQLGMFFAAGLLAYLVWQERVTELSLLLLSLLMGIGFALTNPAFQSVLTDLVPNGMHAQAVLVYYMGINITRVLGPTVGGGVLSAFGPSTAFLLNSISFLGLILFFWKWPVQENLEAKKHLRLTPEDWLPLFSLHNLKLWMEIFCVTFFASSLWALYPTRGRIELALSSWQYGGLLGSLGLGACVSAFLSDRIMQPHHTQKSLAGSYLVYAFGIFLLALAPNFYFMAAGMFLGGVGWLVLSTLMNMSSRQITGASQLKATMLGVFLAVFYAGMALGAVSWGALARLSQTSHALIAAAAGLSLIGLYKAFKEFSK
- a CDS encoding BrnA antitoxin family protein, which translates into the protein MRKEYDFSKAKKAKPVKETKVLKTIRLDSDVLEWLEQEAEKQGMGYQTFLNWFLRKSMEPQNSIEERLSKLEKAVFSKKA
- a CDS encoding nodulation protein NfeD; its protein translation is MKKLALIFFLLFSVGASAQAACTLAVTINEAITASTSDYLARAEKRAEENKCESLYVRMNTPGGSLQSTRLIVERILASKIPYLCLITPSGGHAGSAGAIILQACHVNGGLVATNIGAATPILGTGEKTPEDLRKKIVNDTVSWLEGVTKLRGRNLEFSKEIVTEAKSLSSEQAHKEKALDILANNELDFLRQAQGRVVLTEERKETTVKVDALQEFAPDLRYKVLSFVADPEFAYLLFMGSLALLYVEITHPGMIAPGVIGGIGLVLSLIAFHKLEVVWGGLALILLGIAFLVLEIFLPSFGILGAGGLISIFVGSLFLFDAQSTGYTLPLPLIISVVGLIGAFFLGLGYLAVKTIRFKSSDVDSDLKRTDGVVTSVENNGHSGQILIMGETWKFVSEDSLRVNDTVSVTGRQGLTVNVKKVK